The sequence below is a genomic window from Actinomycetota bacterium.
GTCTGACGAATCTTTATTGGACCTGAATACAACTTGTGTTCCATCTGGGGAAAAACTGGCCTCAAAATTATCTGCCCCGTTATTGGTAATATTAATGAATTCATCCATGTTTTCCAGCTTGGCCTGATAAAGTTCTATATTGCCATCACGGTTAGATTCAAACAATAGGGTAGATCCATCAGGAGAAAATATACCATGATTATTGGTATAGGCATCATCGGTAACCTGCTCTATATTCCCGCCTTGGGAGTCCATAAGGTATAATTGGATACCGGAAGCATTTTCAGCTGAGAACAATATGAAGTTCCCATCCGGGGAGTACTTGGCAAAAAAGTTTTCTTCTTTATCATTGGTAAGCCTGACCAGGCCGGTTCCATCGGTATTAATAGAATATATTTCCCGGCTCTCGCTTAGTTCATCAATTAAATCGGAAAATATTATTCTGTTTCCATCAGGAGAAAAACTGGGATATGCAGGAGAATACCTCTGCAGTAAAAGTGTCTGGCTGCGGTTCTCCACATCATAAATATAAAGGGAAGAAGTTCCATCTTCCGGGTTTATAACAGTATAAACTATGCGGCTATGGTCCTGGTTCCAGGAAGGGGATGTAAATATGCCCCCCTCCATGATAGCTTCCAGGCCGCTTCCATCAGGATTGCAGATATATATGGAACTCTGGCTTCCGGTAGAGGAAGAAAAAACTATTTTTTGGCTAAAGTCTTTACCGGGAGCAGCGGTGATTTCAAGGTTTGATGCTTCAGTTATATGAGCAGTGTAGGCTACTTCCAGGGCATAATTTATAGTATAGTTTTCAATAATTATTTCTGCCTGTCCTTCTGAATCCGGAGGACTTAGCAATTCTGCTGCCTCCTCATAATTTTCCAGCAGCAATCCTTCCGGTCCTGATGGATCCTGGTCCAGTTTGGGCAGAAGCTGCTGGGACTCCTGGTCAGGATAAAAGATGATAGCCTTTCCCCATAACGGCTGGTCGGAGTAGCTGATATATTTTCCCGAAAGCTGTAGATTACCGCTGAATTTAACTGTGGCATAATACTGGTTGCTGCTATTGGGATTATCCTCAATATTTATTTCTTCTATGGTCAATGAACCTATTTTATCGCCAGGATTTGCTTGCCGGGCAT
It includes:
- a CDS encoding DPP IV N-terminal domain-containing protein; this encodes MYANKSIKIILLLLVSALILTTITLFLSCSTEPIPEKPAGSLGQEETSSQVFDARQANPGDKIGSLTIEEINIEDNPNSSNQYYATVKFSGNLQLSGKYISYSDQPLWGKAIIFYPDQESQQLLPKLDQDPSGPEGLLLENYEEAAELLSPPDSEGQAEIIIENYTINYALEVAYTAHITEASNLEITAAPGKDFSQKIVFSSSTGSQSSIYICNPDGSGLEAIMEGGIFTSPSWNQDHSRIVYTVINPEDGTSSLYIYDVENRSQTLLLQRYSPAYPSFSPDGNRIIFSDLIDELSESREIYSINTDGTGLVRLTNDKEENFFAKYSPDGNFILFSAENASGIQLYLMDSQGGNIEQVTDDAYTNNHGIFSPDGSTLLFESNRDGNIELYQAKLENMDEFINITNNGADNFEASFSPDGTQVVFRSNKDSSDPLIYDIFVMSADGSNQVNITSSLEGSSEFNPCWSW